In the Carassius auratus strain Wakin chromosome 50, ASM336829v1, whole genome shotgun sequence genome, one interval contains:
- the LOC113066987 gene encoding dihydrolipoyl dehydrogenase, mitochondrial-like, giving the protein MQTWNHLYRALATRGQHLPNKLHGATVLSVRTYADISPIDADVTVVGSGPGGYVAAIKAAQLGFKTVCVEKNVTLGGTCLNVGCIPSKALLNNSYLYHLAHGKDLESRGIEIQGISLNLEKMMAQKSGAVKALTGGIAHLFKQNKVTHVNGFGLITGKNQVTAKTADGEQVINTKNILIATGSEVTPFPGIEIDEDTIVSSTGALSLQKVPEELIVIGAGVIGVELGSVWQRLGAKVTAVEFLGHVGGMGIDMEISKNFQRILQKQGLKFKLSTKVMGATRRPDGKIDVAVEAAAGGKSETLTCDVLLVCIGRRPFTSNLGLETVGIELDNRGRIPVNGRFQTKVPNIHAIGDVVAGPMLAHKAEDEGIICVEGMAGGAVHIDYNCVPSVIYTHPEVAWVGKTEEQLKEEGVPYKIGKFPFAANSRAKTNADTDGLVKILSHKDTDRMLGAHILGSGAGEMINEAALAMEYGASCEDVARVCHAHPTVSEAFREANLAASFGKAINF; this is encoded by the exons CGAGGTCAGCACCTCCCCAACAAGCTGCATGGAGCCACAGTCTTGTCTGTGAGAACATATGCTGACATATCACCAA TTGATGctgatgtcacagttgtgggcTCTGGGCCGGGGGGATACGTCGCCGCCATCAAAGCAGCTCAGCTTGGCTTTAAG ACAGTATGTGTGGAAAAGAACGTGACCCTCGGGGGGACGTGCTTGAACGTGGGCTGCATCCCGTCAAAG GCTCTGCTGAACAACTCGTACCTGTATCACTTGGCACACGGGAAAGATTTAGAAAGCAGAGGCATTGAAA TTCAAGGCATCTCGTTGAATCTGGAGAAGATGATGGCACAGAAGAGTGGGGCTGTCAAAGCTCTGACAGGAGGAATCGCACACTTATTTAAACAGAACAAA GTAACTCACGTCAACGGTTTTGGACTGATAACTGGCAAGAATCAAGTAACCGCAAAGACTGCGGATGGAGAACAAGTCATAAACACCAAGAACATCCTCATCGCTACTGGATCAGAGGTCACCCCCTTCCCAGGCATTGAG ATCGATGAAGACACTATTGTCTCGTCCACCGGCGCTTTGTCCCTCCAGAAGGTTCCTGAGGagctgatcgtgatcggagctGGAGTCATCGGCGTCGAGTTG GGGTCCGTGTGGCAGAGGCTGGGTGCCAAAGTCACAGCGGTGGAGTTCCTCGGCCACGTCGGTGGAATGGGCATCGACATGGAGATCTCCAAGAACTTCCAGCGAATTCTCCAGAAGCAGGGGTTGAAGTTCAAACTGAGCACTAAGGTCATGGGTGCCACCAGGAGACCTGACGGCAAGATCGATGTGGC TGTGGAAGCTGCAGCCGGCGGCAAGAGCGAGACGCTCACCTGTGACGTTCTGCTGGTGTGCATCGGCCGTCGTCCCTTCACCAGTAACCTCGGCCTTGAGACTGTCGGTATCGAACTGGATAACCGCGGGAGAATCCCTGTCAACGGCCGCTTCCAGACCAAAGTGCCCAA TATCCATGCCATCGGAGATGTTGTAGCTGGACCCATGTTGGCCCATAAAGCAGAAGATGAAGGCATCATTTGTGTCGAGGGAATGGCAGGAGGAGCCGTCCATATCGACTACAACTGTGTGCCCTCCGTTATATACACACACCCTGAGGTCGCCTGGGTCGGCAAGACTGAGGAACAGCTCAAAGAGGAA GGCGTGCCGTATAAGATAGGCAAATTCCCCTTCGCAGCCAACAGCAGAGCTAAGACGAATGCTGATACAGACGGACTGGTAAAGATCCTCAGCCACAAGGACACAGACAGGATGCTGGGAGCGCACATTCTGGGATCG GGGGCAGGAGAGATGATTAACGAGGCTGCATTAGCTATGGAGTATGGAGCATCATGTGAGGATGTTGCAAGAGTGTGTCACGCTCACCCA ACTGTATCAGAGGCCTTCAGAGAAGCTAACCTTGCTGCTTCGTTTGGAAAAGCTATCAACTTCTAG